The following are encoded together in the Bacillus cereus group sp. RP43 genome:
- a CDS encoding translocation protein TolB produces the protein MKRFIVSVIMILFLFFCSSSIKGAESNEVKVAFIRNHNLWIKVGEKEKQITKGEYITGPKWSHNGEWLAYAKGKKRNHFELYRLKDGKKVTPSQSEASNYQWSPTENIIAFIFTSTLNTFDAEKKKADFENVANGVGDYAWYSDGQRFFVSSEAYLLPTGWTGAQLYEIQKDANMNPHKMKHLYALPNEHDDFLALVGSGFKWSPDQKWISFLAVPTASLSADSNTLCLIRSDGSRFETVDPMLLNTQWFKWAPSKNILAYIEGSGRVALENKHLKVKELPALQQNTFTPKGYVDWDFTWKNDNVIIVSRAKEAELSAPLEKRPLPSLYEVNSINDEQNQITKPSNSQGDYNPIFIKKSNQLMWLRSNRKKADVWIGHSDGKYEKKWIENIDVPEWYYEKWNWEDVLSVKGE, from the coding sequence ATGAAAAGGTTTATAGTAAGTGTAATCATGATTTTGTTCCTTTTTTTCTGTTCCAGTTCGATTAAAGGCGCAGAAAGTAATGAAGTGAAAGTTGCCTTTATTCGTAATCATAATCTATGGATTAAAGTCGGTGAGAAAGAAAAACAAATTACAAAAGGAGAGTACATAACAGGGCCGAAATGGTCACATAATGGAGAATGGCTTGCATATGCAAAAGGAAAGAAGCGAAATCATTTTGAACTGTATCGGCTGAAAGATGGAAAGAAAGTTACACCATCTCAATCAGAAGCATCGAATTATCAATGGTCACCAACAGAGAATATAATTGCATTTATATTTACAAGTACATTAAATACATTTGATGCTGAAAAAAAGAAAGCAGATTTTGAAAATGTAGCCAATGGTGTAGGGGACTATGCTTGGTACTCAGACGGACAGAGATTTTTTGTTTCCTCTGAAGCGTACTTGCTTCCAACAGGGTGGACAGGTGCTCAGTTATATGAAATACAAAAGGATGCAAATATGAATCCTCATAAGATGAAACATTTATATGCACTACCGAATGAGCATGATGACTTTTTAGCATTAGTTGGAAGTGGATTTAAGTGGTCGCCAGATCAAAAGTGGATTTCGTTTTTGGCAGTACCAACAGCTTCTTTATCAGCGGATAGTAATACACTTTGCTTAATTCGATCAGACGGCAGTCGTTTTGAAACAGTAGATCCAATGTTATTAAACACACAATGGTTCAAATGGGCACCATCAAAAAATATATTAGCCTATATTGAAGGGAGCGGGAGGGTTGCATTAGAGAATAAACATTTAAAAGTAAAAGAACTGCCGGCTCTCCAGCAAAATACATTTACTCCAAAAGGCTATGTTGATTGGGATTTCACATGGAAGAACGATAATGTAATTATCGTTTCAAGGGCAAAGGAAGCAGAGCTATCGGCCCCTCTAGAAAAAAGACCACTACCATCTTTATATGAAGTAAATAGTATAAACGATGAACAAAATCAAATTACAAAGCCATCAAATAGCCAAGGCGATTATAACCCTATTTTTATTAAGAAGAGCAACCAATTAATGTGGCTCCGTTCAAATCGTAAGAAAGCTGATGTATGGATTGGCCATAGCGATGGGAAATATGAAAAGAAGTGGATTGAAAATATAGATGTGCCAGAGTGGTATTATGAGAAATGGAATTGGGAAGATGTCCTTTCGGTTAAAGGTGAGTAA
- a CDS encoding DUF4023 domain-containing protein, whose product MSNSNNFLDTLHEKQAKDEQNRKRQGNGNPAKKKPNKTHK is encoded by the coding sequence ATGAGTAACTCAAATAACTTTTTAGATACATTACATGAAAAACAAGCAAAAGATGAACAAAATAGAAAGCGCCAAGGGAACGGAAACCCTGCGAAAAAAAAGCCAAATAAAACACATAAATAA
- a CDS encoding phosphoglycerate mutase, with translation MKLIIIFIGMIIWGYINGFFNSDKTANPWITDDERKTKIKQKAIIASWSGVFIFCIMNLLNKWLGLETSDTSSYLPDPVATILKENVELQILLMSFITYGLFYLYYQRKLSA, from the coding sequence ATGAAATTGATTATCATCTTTATCGGAATGATCATATGGGGATACATAAATGGCTTTTTTAATAGCGATAAAACTGCTAATCCTTGGATTACAGATGATGAACGTAAAACGAAAATTAAACAAAAAGCAATTATCGCAAGCTGGTCCGGTGTTTTCATATTTTGTATCATGAACCTCTTAAACAAATGGTTAGGTTTAGAAACAAGCGATACATCATCTTACTTACCAGATCCTGTCGCAACTATTTTAAAAGAAAATGTAGAGTTACAAATTTTACTTATGTCATTCATTACGTATGGACTATTTTACTTATACTACCAAAGAAAACTAAGCGCTTAA